The following are encoded in a window of Kitasatospora sp. NBC_01250 genomic DNA:
- the trpM gene encoding tryptophan biosynthesis modulator TrpM: MAIATRLQKGCRPRGCRAPARRVLGRRVRYVIGCEPGQVPGRRWRRTARA, translated from the coding sequence ATGGCCATCGCCACCCGTCTCCAGAAGGGCTGCCGCCCGCGCGGCTGCCGCGCGCCCGCACGCCGTGTGCTGGGGCGCCGGGTGCGCTACGTGATCGGCTGCGAGCCCGGGCAGGTGCCCGGGCGCCGATGGCGTCGGACGGCACGGGCCTAA
- the hisI gene encoding phosphoribosyl-AMP cyclohydrolase translates to MSSVTPSVPATPGSTDLDPAIAARLKRTEDGLLPAVAQQFDTGEVLMLGWMDDEALHRTLTTGRCTYWSRSRNEYWVKGDTSGHLQHVKSVALDCDGDTLLVQVDQVGAACHTGARTCFDEDVLLPG, encoded by the coding sequence ATGTCCTCCGTAACGCCGTCCGTCCCCGCCACCCCCGGCAGCACCGACCTCGACCCGGCCATCGCCGCCCGCCTCAAGCGCACCGAGGACGGGCTGCTGCCCGCCGTCGCGCAGCAGTTCGACACCGGTGAGGTGCTGATGCTCGGCTGGATGGACGACGAGGCGCTGCACCGCACCCTGACCACCGGGCGCTGCACCTACTGGAGCCGCAGCCGCAACGAGTACTGGGTCAAGGGCGACACCTCGGGCCACCTGCAGCACGTCAAGTCGGTGGCGCTGGACTGCGACGGGGACACCCTGCTGGTCCAGGTCGACCAGGTCGGTGCCGCGTGCCACACCGGGGCCAGGACCTGCTTCGACGAGGACGTCCTGCTGCCCGGCTGA
- a CDS encoding HGxxPAAW family protein, with the protein MSSQAHGHTPAAWTGSAIVFVGFCVSGAAMIMASVPIFWAGIAVILIGGVVGKAMSMAGMGKTPDLAVAKVLADARRGVTAKPEVAEVAATATAAAH; encoded by the coding sequence ATGTCGTCGCAAGCCCACGGACACACCCCCGCGGCCTGGACCGGTTCGGCCATCGTCTTCGTCGGTTTCTGCGTCAGCGGCGCCGCGATGATCATGGCGTCGGTGCCGATCTTCTGGGCCGGGATCGCCGTGATCCTCATCGGCGGTGTCGTCGGCAAGGCGATGTCGATGGCCGGCATGGGCAAGACCCCGGACCTGGCGGTCGCCAAGGTGCTGGCCGACGCGCGCCGCGGTGTCACGGCCAAGCCGGAGGTCGCCGAGGTCGCCGCGACCGCCACGGCCGCCGCGCACTGA
- a CDS encoding MauE/DoxX family redox-associated membrane protein — MAGSEQVVGRRFAVAAPWISTVARLGLAVVWAWAGLAKISDPAVAAQAVRAYRILPEGLVKPVGYGLPFLEIGLALLLVIGLGVRIAAVISVILLLTFIAAIASTWARGIAIDCGCFGGGGAVAASQTQYLQEILRDIGFLLVALWLVVRPRSRVSVDSWLAL, encoded by the coding sequence ATGGCCGGGAGCGAGCAGGTCGTGGGGCGGCGGTTCGCGGTGGCGGCCCCGTGGATCAGCACGGTGGCCCGGTTGGGGCTCGCCGTGGTCTGGGCCTGGGCGGGGCTGGCGAAGATCTCCGATCCGGCGGTGGCGGCCCAGGCGGTGCGCGCCTACCGGATCCTGCCCGAGGGGCTGGTCAAGCCGGTCGGCTACGGACTGCCGTTCCTGGAGATCGGGTTGGCGCTGCTGCTGGTGATCGGCCTCGGGGTGCGGATCGCCGCGGTGATCTCGGTGATCCTGCTGCTGACCTTCATCGCCGCCATCGCCTCCACCTGGGCCCGCGGCATCGCCATCGACTGCGGCTGCTTCGGCGGCGGCGGAGCGGTGGCCGCCTCGCAGACGCAGTACCTGCAGGAGATCCTGCGCGACATCGGCTTTCTGCTGGTGGCGCTCTGGCTGGTCGTCAGGCCGCGCTCCAGGGTGTCGGTGGACTCCTGGCTCGCCCTCTGA
- a CDS encoding DUF2752 domain-containing protein, with the protein MTAPSTPAGPRALRRLARPLAALGAVALPALYVSAVDPNAPGHYPTCPFLQATGWWCPGCGGLRCVHALSRGDLTTACHDNLLAVALFGVLGVLWAGWFWAALTGGRPPRIELSRSRLIGLGVLVLAFTVVRNLPGGAGLAPPLV; encoded by the coding sequence GTGACCGCCCCCAGCACTCCGGCCGGCCCGCGTGCGCTGCGCCGCCTGGCCCGTCCGCTCGCGGCCCTCGGCGCCGTCGCGCTGCCCGCCCTCTACGTCTCGGCGGTGGACCCGAACGCTCCGGGCCACTACCCGACCTGCCCGTTCCTCCAGGCCACCGGCTGGTGGTGCCCGGGCTGCGGCGGCCTGCGCTGCGTGCACGCGCTCAGCCGCGGCGACCTGACCACCGCCTGCCACGACAACCTGCTCGCCGTCGCGCTCTTCGGCGTGCTCGGCGTGCTCTGGGCGGGCTGGTTCTGGGCCGCGCTGACCGGTGGACGCCCGCCCCGGATCGAGTTGAGCCGCTCCCGGCTGATCGGCCTGGGCGTGCTGGTGCTCGCCTTCACGGTCGTGCGCAACCTGCCCGGGGGCGCCGGGCTGGCGCCCCCGCTGGTCTGA
- the trpA gene encoding tryptophan synthase subunit alpha: MGASKLSTVLAAAKAADRAALIGYLPAGFPTVEGGIKAVNALVEGGCDIVEVGLPHSDPVLDGPTIQTADDIALRGGVRIKDVLRTVQEVAGAHPEAAVLVMTYWNPVDRYGVARFAADLAAAGGAGVILPDLPVEESVEWRAAAGEHGLDTVFVVAPSSRDQRLAEVTAAGSGFVYAAAVMGVTGSRAQVGELAEDLVARTRAATDLPVCVGLGVSTAAQAAQVAGFADGVIVGSAFVQRILDADGDEAGALAAVRALAADLAEGVRKR, from the coding sequence ATGGGCGCCTCCAAGCTGAGCACGGTTCTGGCCGCTGCCAAGGCCGCGGACCGGGCCGCGCTGATCGGCTACCTGCCGGCCGGCTTCCCCACCGTCGAGGGCGGGATCAAGGCCGTCAACGCGCTGGTCGAGGGCGGCTGCGACATCGTCGAGGTCGGCCTGCCGCACTCCGACCCGGTGCTGGACGGCCCGACCATCCAGACCGCCGACGACATCGCGCTGCGCGGTGGCGTGCGGATCAAGGACGTGCTGCGCACCGTCCAGGAGGTGGCCGGTGCCCACCCCGAGGCGGCGGTGCTGGTGATGACCTACTGGAACCCGGTGGACCGCTACGGCGTCGCCCGGTTCGCCGCCGACCTGGCCGCGGCCGGCGGCGCGGGCGTGATCCTGCCCGACCTGCCGGTGGAGGAGTCCGTCGAGTGGCGCGCGGCGGCGGGTGAGCACGGGCTGGACACGGTCTTCGTGGTCGCGCCGAGCAGCCGGGACCAGCGGCTGGCCGAGGTCACCGCGGCCGGCAGCGGCTTCGTCTACGCCGCCGCCGTGATGGGCGTGACCGGCTCCCGGGCGCAGGTCGGCGAGTTGGCCGAGGACCTGGTCGCCCGCACCCGGGCCGCGACCGACCTGCCGGTCTGCGTGGGCCTCGGGGTCTCCACGGCGGCGCAGGCCGCCCAGGTGGCCGGCTTCGCCGACGGCGTGATCGTCGGCTCGGCCTTCGTGCAGCGGATCCTGGACGCCGACGGGGACGAGGCGGGCGCGCTGGCGGCCGTCCGCGCGCTGGCGGCCGACCTCGCCGAGGGCGTGCGCAAGCGCTGA
- a CDS encoding anthranilate synthase component I: protein MDLEAFRKLAADTRVIPVTRRLLADGLTPIGLYRSLAAERPGTFLLESAEQGRSWSRYSFVGVRSAATLTVGPDGQARWLGTPPVGIPRDGDPLEVLRVALSALHTPRPVDDGLPPLTGGLVGYLGYDIVRRLEKLPDLNPDDLQLPELTMLLATDLAVLDHVDGSVLLIANAVNHNDLASGVDEAYADAVARLDAMEAELGKPVEPGLATVTPTAADAVSAFGGAPYQAVVEQIKERIRAGEAFQVVPSQRFEAPCPASALDVYRVLRTTNPSPYMYLFRFPGPDGGAEGAFDVVGSSPEALVKVTQGQAMVHPIAGTRHRGATPQEDAELAAELLADPKERAEHLMLVDLGRNDLGRVCTPGSVEVVDFMSVERYSHVMHIVSTVTGEVADGRTAFDVLTACFPAGTLSGAPKPRAMRIIEELEPTRRGLYGGCVGYLDFAGDADTAIAIRTAVLRDHVAYVQAGAGVVADSDPVSEDTECHNKAAAVLRAVATANTLRAPVV from the coding sequence ATGGACCTCGAAGCCTTCCGCAAGCTCGCCGCCGACACCCGGGTCATCCCGGTCACCCGCCGGCTCCTGGCGGACGGCCTCACGCCGATCGGCCTCTACCGCTCGCTGGCGGCCGAGCGGCCCGGCACCTTCCTGCTGGAGTCGGCCGAGCAGGGCCGCAGTTGGTCGCGCTACTCGTTCGTCGGCGTGCGCAGCGCCGCCACCTTGACGGTCGGCCCGGACGGCCAGGCCCGCTGGCTGGGCACCCCGCCGGTCGGCATCCCGCGCGACGGCGACCCGCTGGAGGTGCTGCGCGTCGCGCTGAGCGCGCTGCACACCCCGCGGCCGGTCGACGACGGCCTGCCGCCGCTCACCGGCGGCCTGGTCGGCTACCTCGGCTACGACATCGTGCGCCGCCTGGAGAAGCTGCCCGACCTCAACCCGGACGACCTCCAGCTGCCCGAGCTGACCATGCTGCTCGCCACCGACCTCGCCGTGCTCGACCACGTGGACGGCAGCGTGCTGCTGATCGCCAACGCGGTCAACCACAACGACCTGGCCAGCGGGGTCGACGAGGCCTACGCGGACGCGGTGGCCCGGCTGGACGCGATGGAGGCCGAGCTGGGCAAGCCGGTCGAGCCGGGCCTGGCCACCGTCACCCCCACCGCCGCTGACGCCGTGTCGGCCTTCGGCGGGGCGCCCTACCAGGCCGTGGTGGAGCAGATCAAGGAGCGGATCCGGGCCGGCGAGGCGTTCCAGGTGGTCCCCTCCCAGCGCTTCGAGGCGCCCTGCCCGGCCTCCGCGCTCGACGTCTACCGGGTGCTGCGCACCACCAACCCCAGCCCGTACATGTACCTGTTCCGCTTCCCCGGCCCCGACGGCGGCGCCGAGGGCGCCTTCGACGTGGTCGGCTCCAGCCCCGAGGCACTGGTCAAGGTGACGCAGGGTCAGGCGATGGTGCATCCGATCGCCGGCACCCGGCACCGCGGCGCCACCCCGCAGGAGGACGCCGAGCTGGCCGCCGAGCTGCTCGCCGACCCCAAGGAGCGCGCCGAGCACCTGATGCTGGTCGACCTGGGCCGCAACGACCTGGGCCGGGTCTGCACCCCGGGCAGCGTCGAGGTGGTCGACTTCATGTCGGTGGAGCGCTACAGCCACGTGATGCACATCGTCTCCACCGTCACCGGCGAGGTCGCCGACGGCCGCACCGCCTTCGACGTGCTCACCGCCTGCTTCCCGGCCGGCACCCTCTCCGGCGCCCCCAAGCCGCGCGCCATGCGGATCATCGAGGAGCTCGAACCCACCCGCCGCGGCCTGTACGGCGGCTGCGTCGGCTACCTCGACTTCGCCGGCGACGCCGACACCGCGATCGCGATCCGCACCGCCGTGCTGCGCGACCACGTCGCCTACGTCCAGGCGGGCGCGGGCGTGGTCGCCGACTCCGACCCGGTGAGCGAGGACACCGAGTGCCACAACAAGGCCGCCGCCGTCCTGCGCGCCGTCGCCACCGCGAACACGCTGCGGGCGCCGGTGGTGTGA
- the trpB gene encoding tryptophan synthase subunit beta gives MPENLTDPQVPDARGYFGAYGGRFIPEALVAAVEQVAEEYAKAKQDPAFAAELDLLLKDYTGRPSPLTDVHRFSAEAGGARVLLKREDLNHTGSHKINNVLGQALLTRRMGKTRIIAETGAGQHGVATATACALFGFDCTIYMGEVDTERQALNVARMRMLGAEVVAVKSGSRTLKDAINEAFRDWVANVDSTHYLFGTVAGPHPFPAMVRDFHRVIGVEARAQVLERTGRLPDAVVACVGGGSNAIGIFHEFIPDAGVRLIGCEAAGEGVETPRHAATLTKGEPGVLHGARSYVLQDEDGQTIESHSISAGLDYPGIGPEHAFLKDTGRAEYRPVTDDEAMQALRLLSRTEGIIPAIESAHALAGALVLGRELGPDATILVNLSGRGDKDMHTAAQYFGLYDSEGK, from the coding sequence ATGCCCGAAAATCTGACCGACCCTCAGGTCCCCGACGCCCGGGGATACTTCGGCGCCTATGGTGGCCGCTTCATCCCGGAGGCGCTGGTCGCCGCCGTCGAGCAGGTCGCCGAGGAGTACGCCAAGGCCAAGCAGGACCCGGCCTTCGCCGCCGAACTCGACCTGCTGCTCAAGGACTACACCGGGCGGCCGAGCCCGCTCACCGACGTGCACCGGTTCTCCGCCGAGGCCGGCGGGGCCCGGGTGCTGCTCAAGCGCGAGGACCTCAACCACACCGGCTCGCACAAGATCAACAACGTCCTCGGCCAGGCCCTGCTCACCCGCCGGATGGGCAAGACCAGGATCATCGCCGAGACCGGTGCGGGGCAGCACGGCGTGGCCACCGCCACCGCCTGCGCGCTCTTCGGCTTCGACTGCACGATCTACATGGGCGAGGTCGACACCGAGCGCCAGGCGCTCAACGTGGCCCGGATGCGGATGCTCGGCGCCGAGGTGGTGGCGGTCAAGTCCGGCAGCCGCACGCTGAAGGACGCCATCAACGAGGCCTTCCGCGACTGGGTCGCCAACGTCGACTCCACCCACTACCTGTTCGGCACGGTGGCCGGCCCGCACCCGTTCCCGGCCATGGTCCGCGACTTCCACCGGGTGATCGGCGTGGAGGCCCGCGCCCAGGTGCTGGAGCGCACCGGACGGCTGCCGGACGCCGTGGTCGCCTGCGTGGGCGGCGGATCCAACGCGATCGGCATCTTCCACGAGTTCATCCCGGACGCCGGGGTGCGCCTGATCGGCTGCGAGGCGGCCGGCGAGGGCGTGGAGACCCCGCGCCACGCGGCCACCCTCACCAAGGGCGAGCCCGGCGTGCTGCACGGCGCGCGCAGCTACGTGCTGCAGGACGAGGACGGCCAGACCATCGAGAGCCACTCCATCTCGGCGGGCCTGGACTACCCCGGCATCGGCCCCGAGCACGCCTTCCTGAAGGACACCGGACGGGCCGAGTACCGCCCGGTCACCGACGACGAGGCGATGCAGGCGCTGCGCCTGCTGTCGCGCACCGAGGGCATCATCCCGGCCATCGAGAGCGCCCACGCGCTGGCCGGCGCGCTGGTGCTGGGCCGCGAGCTGGGCCCGGACGCCACCATCCTGGTCAACCTCTCCGGGCGCGGCGACAAGGACATGCACACCGCCGCGCAGTACTTCGGCCTCTACGACAGCGAGGGCAAGTGA
- the trpC gene encoding indole-3-glycerol phosphate synthase TrpC translates to MSVLDEIIDGVRADLAERQARVSLDELKELAAKAPDAKDGVAALRGEGVRVICEVKRSSPSKGALAAIADPAALAVDYAAGGAAAISVLTEQRRFGGSLADLDAVRAAVDTPLLRKDFIVTAYQLWEARAHGADLALLIVAALDQPALVSLIERAESIGLTPLVEVHDEEEIARAVDAGAKIIGVNARNLKTLEVDRNTFANVAHAIPAHIVKVAESGVRGPHDLIAYANEGADAVLVGESLVTGRDPKAAVADLVAAGAHPALRHGRG, encoded by the coding sequence GTGAGCGTGCTCGACGAGATCATCGACGGGGTCCGTGCGGACCTCGCGGAGCGGCAGGCCCGGGTCTCCCTGGACGAGCTCAAGGAGCTGGCCGCCAAGGCGCCGGACGCCAAGGACGGCGTGGCCGCCCTGCGCGGCGAAGGCGTGCGGGTGATCTGCGAGGTCAAGCGCTCCAGCCCGTCCAAGGGCGCGCTGGCCGCGATCGCCGACCCGGCCGCGCTGGCCGTCGACTACGCCGCCGGCGGTGCGGCGGCGATCAGCGTGCTCACCGAGCAGCGCCGCTTCGGCGGCTCGCTGGCCGACCTGGACGCGGTCCGGGCGGCGGTGGACACCCCGCTGCTGCGCAAGGACTTCATCGTCACCGCCTACCAGCTCTGGGAGGCCCGCGCGCACGGCGCCGACCTCGCGCTGCTGATCGTGGCGGCCCTCGACCAGCCGGCGCTGGTCTCGCTGATCGAGCGGGCCGAGTCGATCGGGCTGACCCCGCTGGTCGAGGTGCACGACGAGGAGGAGATCGCCCGCGCGGTGGACGCCGGCGCGAAGATCATCGGCGTCAACGCGCGCAACCTCAAGACGCTCGAGGTGGACCGCAACACCTTCGCCAACGTGGCGCACGCGATCCCGGCCCACATCGTCAAGGTGGCCGAGTCCGGGGTCCGCGGCCCGCACGACCTGATCGCCTACGCGAACGAGGGTGCGGACGCGGTGCTGGTCGGCGAGTCGCTGGTGACCGGCCGGGACCCGAAGGCGGCCGTCGCCGACCTGGTCGCCGCCGGCGCCCACCCGGCGCTGCGCCACGGGCGGGGCTGA
- a CDS encoding TIGR02234 family membrane protein, with amino-acid sequence MTATPSPAPAVSAAPARRTADRRSLLLMLLLTLAGAVLVLVAVGRTWSEGQVKGLAVSATGSDVSGLPGALALVGLASAVAIFAVRGVGRYVVGALVTLAGLGAAVAAGMGSVDSGAVDSEAAKKLGLLGTTAEQVSHTAWPWVALLGGLLLAAAGGLTVLRGRAWPSMGTRYDAPVAKAKAPTGGAHTPADLWKALDRGEDPTLG; translated from the coding sequence ATGACCGCCACACCGTCGCCCGCTCCCGCTGTTTCCGCCGCCCCCGCCCGCAGGACCGCCGACCGGCGCAGCCTGCTGCTGATGCTGCTGCTCACGCTGGCCGGGGCGGTCCTGGTGCTGGTGGCGGTCGGGCGGACCTGGAGCGAGGGGCAGGTCAAGGGGCTGGCGGTGAGTGCGACCGGCAGTGACGTCTCGGGGCTGCCGGGGGCGCTGGCGCTGGTCGGACTGGCCTCGGCGGTGGCGATCTTCGCGGTGCGCGGGGTCGGGCGGTACGTGGTGGGCGCGCTGGTGACGCTGGCGGGCCTGGGCGCGGCCGTCGCGGCGGGGATGGGCTCGGTGGACAGCGGCGCGGTGGACTCCGAGGCGGCCAAGAAGCTGGGGCTGCTGGGCACCACCGCCGAGCAGGTCAGCCACACCGCCTGGCCCTGGGTGGCGCTGCTCGGCGGCCTGCTGCTGGCCGCGGCGGGCGGGCTGACCGTGCTGCGCGGCAGGGCCTGGCCGAGCATGGGTACCCGCTACGACGCCCCGGTCGCCAAGGCGAAGGCCCCCACCGGCGGTGCGCACACGCCCGCCGACCTGTGGAAGGCGCTGGACCGCGGCGAGGACCCCACCCTCGGCTGA
- the hisF gene encoding imidazole glycerol phosphate synthase subunit HisF has protein sequence MTLAVRVIPCLDVDAGRVVKGVNFQNLRDAGDPVELARAYDAQGADELTFLDITASSGDRETTYDVVRRTAEQVFIPLTVGGGIRAVDDVDKLLRAGADKVGVNTAAIARPELLREIAERFGRQVLVLSVDARKVQGGTGTASGYEVTTHGGRRGTGLDAVEWAERAAELGAGEILLNSMDADGTKDGYDLAMIRAVRERVGVPVIASGGAGKLADFAPAVEAGADAVLAASVFHFGDLRIGDVKSALREAGHPVR, from the coding sequence GTGACCCTGGCCGTACGAGTGATCCCCTGCCTGGACGTGGATGCGGGCCGGGTGGTCAAGGGCGTCAACTTCCAGAACCTGCGCGACGCGGGCGACCCGGTCGAGCTGGCCCGTGCCTACGACGCCCAGGGCGCCGACGAGTTGACCTTCCTGGACATCACCGCCTCGTCCGGTGACCGGGAGACCACCTACGACGTGGTGCGCCGCACCGCCGAGCAGGTCTTCATCCCGCTCACCGTCGGCGGCGGCATCCGGGCCGTCGACGACGTGGACAAGCTGCTGCGGGCCGGGGCCGACAAGGTCGGCGTCAACACCGCGGCGATCGCCCGCCCGGAGCTGCTCCGGGAGATCGCCGAGCGGTTCGGCCGCCAGGTGCTGGTGCTCTCGGTGGATGCCCGCAAGGTCCAGGGCGGCACCGGGACGGCCAGCGGCTACGAGGTGACCACCCACGGCGGGCGCCGCGGCACCGGCCTGGACGCCGTCGAATGGGCCGAGCGCGCCGCGGAGCTGGGCGCCGGCGAGATCCTGCTCAACTCGATGGACGCGGACGGCACCAAGGACGGCTACGACCTGGCGATGATCCGCGCGGTGCGCGAGCGGGTGGGCGTCCCGGTGATCGCCTCCGGCGGCGCCGGCAAGCTCGCCGACTTCGCCCCGGCGGTCGAGGCCGGGGCGGACGCCGTGCTGGCCGCCTCCGTCTTCCACTTCGGCGACCTGCGGATCGGGGACGTGAAGAGCGCGCTGCGCGAGGCGGGCCACCCGGTGCGCTGA
- a CDS encoding DsbA family protein, translating into MSEKNREGKRTARERMRDERAAQEVKDARRKKLIVLGSVLAVLVLGAGIGVAVQSGRSSSSTPKAAPAGAIGNKNLVIPDGPANAPSTLTVYEDPRCPACGAFEREFAPTVDQLQDQGKLFGNYHIVSFIDRHDNGKGSKNGANALACAQDSGYFRAYHDVLYRNQPDETVDSWKDKSKLIDLAKQVPGLDSPTFEACVNTNKFGGWVSAVEEDFDKSGYSSTPTVLLNGKPIYPKNGNDEITPDNLVKWVNEANQGKQLGTTGSASASPAPTSTAAETDPNQPPASPGS; encoded by the coding sequence ATGAGTGAGAAGAACCGAGAAGGCAAGCGCACGGCCCGCGAGCGGATGCGCGATGAGCGGGCCGCCCAGGAGGTCAAGGACGCCCGCAGGAAGAAGCTGATCGTGCTCGGCTCGGTGCTCGCCGTCCTGGTGCTGGGGGCGGGCATCGGCGTGGCGGTGCAGAGCGGCCGGTCCAGCTCCTCGACCCCGAAGGCCGCGCCGGCCGGCGCGATCGGCAACAAGAACCTGGTGATCCCCGACGGCCCGGCCAACGCGCCCTCCACGCTGACCGTCTACGAGGACCCGAGGTGCCCGGCCTGCGGCGCCTTCGAGCGTGAATTCGCGCCCACCGTCGACCAGTTGCAGGACCAGGGCAAGCTCTTCGGCAACTACCACATCGTCTCGTTCATCGACCGGCACGACAATGGCAAGGGCTCCAAGAACGGCGCCAACGCGCTGGCCTGCGCCCAGGACTCGGGCTACTTCCGGGCCTACCACGACGTGCTCTACCGCAATCAGCCGGACGAGACGGTGGACAGCTGGAAGGACAAGTCCAAGCTGATCGACCTGGCCAAGCAGGTCCCCGGGCTGGACTCGCCGACCTTCGAGGCCTGCGTCAACACCAACAAGTTCGGCGGCTGGGTCTCGGCGGTGGAGGAGGACTTCGACAAGTCCGGCTACAGCTCCACCCCCACCGTGCTGCTCAACGGCAAGCCGATCTACCCGAAGAACGGCAACGACGAGATCACCCCGGACAACCTGGTCAAGTGGGTGAACGAGGCCAACCAGGGCAAGCAGCTGGGCACCACCGGCAGCGCCTCGGCCAGCCCCGCGCCGACCAGCACGGCCGCCGAGACCGACCCGAACCAGCCGCCGGCCAGCCCCGGCAGCTGA
- a CDS encoding Rid family hydrolase has translation MTDRQIVRGRVSGFSPWEEQFGFSRAVAAGDHVHVSGCTALVNGRIEHDDPYNQALTAFGAALGALAPYGLTADDVVRTRVFLTHVRDADEVGRAHKQLFDAVRPAATMLVVAGLIDSRMMVEVELDAYRAGLGKTLEGSTP, from the coding sequence GTGACAGATCGTCAGATCGTTCGCGGCCGGGTGTCGGGGTTCTCGCCCTGGGAGGAGCAGTTCGGCTTCTCGCGTGCGGTGGCGGCCGGCGACCACGTGCACGTGTCCGGCTGCACCGCGCTGGTGAACGGCCGGATCGAGCACGACGATCCGTACAACCAGGCGCTCACCGCCTTCGGCGCCGCGCTCGGCGCGCTGGCCCCCTACGGTCTGACGGCGGACGACGTGGTCCGCACCCGGGTGTTCCTCACCCATGTCCGTGACGCCGACGAGGTGGGGCGGGCGCACAAGCAGCTGTTCGACGCCGTCCGGCCGGCCGCCACCATGCTGGTGGTGGCCGGACTGATCGACTCCCGGATGATGGTCGAGGTCGAACTCGACGCCTACCGCGCCGGGTTGGGCAAGACTCTGGAAGGTAGTACCCCGTGA
- the lgt gene encoding prolipoprotein diacylglyceryl transferase, whose protein sequence is MEFAYIPSPSRGVIHLGPIPLRAYAFCIIIGVAVAVWLGSKRWVARGGAKHTVGDIAVWAVPFGLVGGRLYHVITDHQLYFDPGQNPWNAFKIWEGGLGIWGAIALGAVGAWIGCRRRGVPLPAYADAIAPGIALAQACGRWGNWFNQELYGKATTLPWGLHIHKVNPDGTVTDGIFQPTFLYESIWCVGVAFLVLWADRRYKLGHGRAFALYVAAYTVGRAWIEYLRIDEAHHILGLRLNDWTSIVVFLGAVAYLVIVGRKRPGREAPDSIDPAARPVPVEGEPVADAPAEPELPGDAGGPEAAGGGAQASEEKRPTP, encoded by the coding sequence ATGGAATTCGCTTACATCCCGAGCCCGTCGCGGGGCGTCATCCACCTCGGACCGATCCCGCTGCGCGCGTACGCCTTCTGCATCATCATCGGTGTCGCCGTCGCCGTCTGGCTCGGCAGCAAGCGCTGGGTCGCCCGTGGTGGCGCCAAGCACACGGTCGGTGACATCGCGGTCTGGGCGGTGCCGTTCGGCCTGGTCGGCGGTCGCCTCTACCACGTGATCACCGACCACCAGCTCTACTTCGACCCGGGGCAGAACCCCTGGAACGCCTTCAAGATCTGGGAGGGCGGCCTCGGCATCTGGGGCGCCATCGCGCTGGGCGCGGTCGGCGCCTGGATCGGCTGCCGCCGCCGCGGAGTGCCGCTGCCGGCCTACGCCGACGCCATCGCGCCCGGCATCGCGCTGGCTCAGGCCTGCGGCCGGTGGGGCAACTGGTTCAACCAGGAGCTCTACGGCAAGGCCACCACGCTGCCCTGGGGCCTGCACATCCACAAGGTGAACCCGGACGGCACGGTCACCGACGGGATCTTCCAGCCGACCTTCCTGTACGAGTCGATCTGGTGCGTCGGCGTGGCCTTCCTGGTCCTGTGGGCCGACCGCCGCTACAAGCTCGGCCACGGCCGGGCCTTCGCGCTCTACGTCGCGGCCTACACGGTGGGCCGGGCCTGGATCGAGTACCTGCGGATCGACGAGGCGCACCACATCCTGGGCCTGCGGCTCAACGACTGGACCTCGATCGTCGTCTTCCTGGGTGCGGTGGCCTACCTGGTGATCGTCGGCAGGAAGCGGCCCGGGCGGGAGGCGCCCGACTCGATCGACCCGGCCGCCCGGCCGGTGCCCGTCGAGGGCGAGCCGGTGGCGGACGCGCCGGCGGAGCCGGAGCTTCCGGGTGACGCCGGTGGCCCCGAGGCGGCCGGCGGCGGCGCCCAGGCGTCCGAGGAGAAGCGCCCGACCCCCTGA